GCGGCTAAAGAACAAACCCTGGTAGGGTGGGCACTGCCCACCCGTTAGATCGGTGCCACGAAAGAAATAGAGAGCGGCGTCAAACTGTTATCAACGTTTTACGCTTAAGGTTGATGAGTTGCATAATTTGCCGAGCCAAAGGGAGGCAAACCGAATCCGTAAAGCATCACGGAAACAGACTCATTGCAGGTGAGTCCAGGTTCAGGAGGTGTTCAAGCTGGCTTTTGCATACTTTTGAGCGGCTAGTCAAAAGTATGTCGGCTGCCGGGACGAAACCCGGCGACCTTGACTTTGATCTTGACCTTCAGTGGTTCGTCATTCGAAAAAAACGCGCTGACGTTCATTGTGTTCGGGCTGCTGAACGGCAGAACTGAGGTGCTAAACTAGCTATCTATTATCTAATCTTCCAATCGGTGCCCCCGGCACCATCCAGCAACAGGATCCCTTTTTCCGCCAATTCGTCGCGAATGGCATCAGAACGGGCAAAATCCTTATCCTGACGGGCCTGGAGCCGCTCGGCAATCAACGCGTCAATCTCCTCGACGGTGATATCCAGATCGGCCAGCGCGGACAGGCGTTGCTGGTTCAACCACGCCTTTGGCTCGGAACCGAACATCCCCAGCACCTTACCCAGTTCAAGGAAGGTGTCGTACAGGGAGCGGACTGAAGCAACCAGGTCGGCTTTCTTGCGAAACTTCTTGGTGGCCATCAGCCGATTCATGGTGCGGATGCCTTCAAACAGATAGCCAATTGCCTGGGCGGTATTGAAATCATCGTCCATGGCCTCGCGGAATTTAGCCGTCAATTCCGCGCCATCTGTGGCTTCAACATCACTCGGCGGGCACTCGGCCAACACCTCGGCCGCCGCCTGCAGTCCTTCGTAAAAACGGGACAAGCCTAGACGCGCTTCTTTAAGGTTCTGGTCGGAAAAGTCAATCGGCGACCGATAGTGCGCCGACAGGATAAAGAAACGCACCACTTCAGGATCGTAAGTTTTGAGGATATCGCGGATCGTGAAAAAGTTGCCCAGCGATTTACTCATCTTCTCCTGATTGACATTGACGAATCCGTTGTGCAGCCAGTATTTGACAAACGGCTGGCCCGTGGCGGCCTCGCTCTGGGCGATCTCATTTTCATGATGAGGGAACACCAGATCTTTACCGCCGCCGTGAATATCGAACGATTCGCCGAGATATTCCATGCCCATGGCCGAGCACTCAATGTGCCAGCCGGGACGCCCTTTGCCCCACGGTGACTCCCAGGAAGGTTCTCCTGGCTTGGCCGCTTTCCACAGAGCAAAGTCCATGGGGTTGCGTTTTTTCTCGCCGGGCGCGATGCGCGCACCGGCCTGCATCTCGTCGAGATTGCGTTTACTCAGCTTGAGATAACTGTCAAAGCTTTCCACAGCAAAATAGACATCGCCGTCACTGGCATAGGCTTTGCCATTGGCAATCAGCCGCTCGACCAGAGCAATGATGTGGTCAATATGTTCGGTGGCCTTGGGCTGCACCGTCGGCAGATCGAGTCCCAGTCGAGCCATATCCTCATCAAACGCCTGGATAAACTCTTCAGACAACTGCTGGCTGGTGATGCCTCGTTCGTTGGCGCGGTTGATGATCTTATCATCGACATCGGTGTAATTGCGCACGTAGGTCACATCGTAATCACTGTACTTCAGGTAGCGATAGACGATATCAAAGACAATATTGGCGCGGGCGTGGCCGATATGACAGTAATCATAGACGGTGACACCACATACATACATGCCAACCTTACCGGGCACACGGGGTTCAAACAGTTCTTTATTGCCACTGAGGGTATTATAAACGCGTAAACTCATCGTTCCTCTCTTGGGGTACGCTGCTGTTTATTTTTCTTTGGCCCACGAATCACGCAGGGTCACGGTACGGTTGAAGACCAGGGCATCAGAGCGTGAATCACGACTGTCAACACAGAAGTAACCAAGGCGCTCAAATTGATAGGCTTCCCCGATACTGGCCAGAGCCAGCCCCGGTTCAGCATAACAGGGCGACAACACCTTTATGGAATCGGGATTGATCTCATCGCGAAAATCAATCTCTTTGCTGGCACCTGGACTCTCGACGTTGAACAACCGATCGTATTGACGCACTTCCACCGGCAAAGCCCGCTCAGCCGACACCCAGTGAATGATCCCTTTGACCTTGCGTCCTTCCGGCTTCTTGCCCAACGTCTCGGCATCATGACTGCAACGCAGTTCCACCACTTCGCCGGCATCGTTGTAGATGACTTCTTCGCACTTGATCACGTAACCATAGCGCAGGCGCACTTCGCGGCCGGGACCGAGGCGGAAAAACTTCTTGGGCGGATCTTCCATGAAATCGTCACGATCAATGTAGACTTCACGACTGAACGGAATCTGCCGCTGGCCCATCTCCGGCTTTTGCGGGTGGATCGGAGCGCTGAAAATCTCTTCTTGGCCCTCGGGATAATCGGTGATCACCACCTTGAGGGGATTGAGCACACACATAGCGCGCGGCGCTTCCTCATTGAGTTCCTCACGCACACAATCTTCCAGCACACTCATATCGATCCAGCTGTCGCTCTTGCCGACACCGATCCGCTCACAAAAGGAGCGGATCGCTTTGGCCGGAAAACCACGCCGCCGCATACCGACCAGAGTCGGCATACGCGGATCATCCCACCCGGACACATGCTTTTCCGCCACCAGTTGCTGAAGCTTGCGCTTGCTCATCACGGTATAACCGAGATTGAGGCGGGCAAACTCGTATTGGCGCGGGGCAAAAATGTCCAGTTGTTCAATAAACCAATCGTACAGCGGCCGGTGATCGGCAAATTCCAGGGTGCAGATGGAGTGGGTAACTTTTTCGATGGAATCGGACTGACCATGGGCAAAGTCGTACATGGGATAGATACACCAGGCATCGCCGGTGCGATGGTGATGCGCTTTAAGAATGCGGTACATGGCCGGGTCACGCAGATTCATATTGGGCGCAGCCATATCAATTTTGGCGCGCAGCACCTTTTCGCCATCCTGAAACTCACCGTTGCGCATCCGCTCGAACAGGTCGAGATTTTCTTCGACACTGCGGTCACGGTAGGGGCTGTTTTGCCCCGGCTCGGTCAGGGTCCCACGCAACTCGCGCATCTGCTCACCGGTGAGATCATCAACATAGGCCTTGCCCGCCTTAATCAGTTGCACGGCAAAGGCGTAGAGTTGCTCGAAATAGTTGGATGCGTAATATTCGTGTTCGCCCCAGTCAAAGCCAAGCCACTGCACATCCTCTTTAATGGCATCAATAAACTCGGTTTCCTCTTTGATCGGATTGGTATCATCAAAACGCAGATGACAGACCCCGCCCATTTCTTCGGCCACACCAAAGTTGAGACAGATCGATTTAGCGTGTCCGATATGCAGGTAACCGTTGGGCTCCGGCGGGAAACGGGTGGCCAGACGGCCATCATGTTTGTTATTGGCCAGATCTTCGGCAATGATATTGCGGATAAAATCTTTTGGCTGTGTCTCTGTTACCTCGGTACTCATAATTGTGCGATGACCTTTCCTTGGTTGCGCTCTATCTTTTGTGTCAGGAGAACCACGGCCTGAGCCGATATCCCCTCCTGTTGACCTTCAAAACCCAGTTTTTCCGTGGTGGTCGCTTTGACATTCACCTGGCCGGGACTGACCTGGCAGGCTCGGGCGATGTTGTCGACCATTTGTGGCAAATACTCAGCCAGCTTAGGGCGCTGAGCAACAATCGTCGTGTCGAGATTACCGATCCGCCAGCCGCGCGACGCAGCCAGCTCAATCACTCTTTGTAACAGAGTCAGACTGGAAATACCTTTAAATTGTGGATCGGTATCGGGAAAATGCCGGCCGATATCCCCGGCAGCCAGGGCACCGAGAATGGCATCGCAAATCGCATGCAGCAACACATCGGCATCGGAATGTCCCAACAGACCCAGACGATGGGGAACCTCCACACCGCCTAAAATCAGCTTGCGCTCTTCAACAAGGCGATGCACGTCATAACCATGCCCGATGCGAATCATTTGTTCCCCTTTTCACTTGCAGTCAGAAACGCCTCAGCAATCAACAGATCTTCCGGTGTGGTGATCTT
This DNA window, taken from Desulfuromonas acetoxidans DSM 684, encodes the following:
- the ispF gene encoding 2-C-methyl-D-erythritol 2,4-cyclodiphosphate synthase, with product MRIGHGYDVHRLVEERKLILGGVEVPHRLGLLGHSDADVLLHAICDAILGALAAGDIGRHFPDTDPQFKGISSLTLLQRVIELAASRGWRIGNLDTTIVAQRPKLAEYLPQMVDNIARACQVSPGQVNVKATTTEKLGFEGQQEGISAQAVVLLTQKIERNQGKVIAQL
- the cysS gene encoding cysteine--tRNA ligase, giving the protein MSLRVYNTLSGNKELFEPRVPGKVGMYVCGVTVYDYCHIGHARANIVFDIVYRYLKYSDYDVTYVRNYTDVDDKIINRANERGITSQQLSEEFIQAFDEDMARLGLDLPTVQPKATEHIDHIIALVERLIANGKAYASDGDVYFAVESFDSYLKLSKRNLDEMQAGARIAPGEKKRNPMDFALWKAAKPGEPSWESPWGKGRPGWHIECSAMGMEYLGESFDIHGGGKDLVFPHHENEIAQSEAATGQPFVKYWLHNGFVNVNQEKMSKSLGNFFTIRDILKTYDPEVVRFFILSAHYRSPIDFSDQNLKEARLGLSRFYEGLQAAAEVLAECPPSDVEATDGAELTAKFREAMDDDFNTAQAIGYLFEGIRTMNRLMATKKFRKKADLVASVRSLYDTFLELGKVLGMFGSEPKAWLNQQRLSALADLDITVEEIDALIAERLQARQDKDFARSDAIRDELAEKGILLLDGAGGTDWKIR
- a CDS encoding glutamine--tRNA ligase/YqeY domain fusion protein, whose amino-acid sequence is MSTEVTETQPKDFIRNIIAEDLANNKHDGRLATRFPPEPNGYLHIGHAKSICLNFGVAEEMGGVCHLRFDDTNPIKEETEFIDAIKEDVQWLGFDWGEHEYYASNYFEQLYAFAVQLIKAGKAYVDDLTGEQMRELRGTLTEPGQNSPYRDRSVEENLDLFERMRNGEFQDGEKVLRAKIDMAAPNMNLRDPAMYRILKAHHHRTGDAWCIYPMYDFAHGQSDSIEKVTHSICTLEFADHRPLYDWFIEQLDIFAPRQYEFARLNLGYTVMSKRKLQQLVAEKHVSGWDDPRMPTLVGMRRRGFPAKAIRSFCERIGVGKSDSWIDMSVLEDCVREELNEEAPRAMCVLNPLKVVITDYPEGQEEIFSAPIHPQKPEMGQRQIPFSREVYIDRDDFMEDPPKKFFRLGPGREVRLRYGYVIKCEEVIYNDAGEVVELRCSHDAETLGKKPEGRKVKGIIHWVSAERALPVEVRQYDRLFNVESPGASKEIDFRDEINPDSIKVLSPCYAEPGLALASIGEAYQFERLGYFCVDSRDSRSDALVFNRTVTLRDSWAKEK